Proteins co-encoded in one Nicotiana sylvestris chromosome 7, ASM39365v2, whole genome shotgun sequence genomic window:
- the LOC104222149 gene encoding nuatigenin 3-beta-glucosyltransferase-like, which yields MAHVVFLPYTMNSHITPIVHIARLFAFYGGFKITIITTPKNALLFQSSVDKDCLELGSKISVKKIKFPADEAGLPDGVENIIASPSMEIVGKVCYGFTLLQKPMEQLIRQLNPQCIVSDMFFPWTVDLAEELKIPRYSFQPANFIHQCAWHFLKGYTPHMKVASDSERFLIPGLPHEIKMKRSEIEDFLIEETGFSPMVNENLEAELRSYGIIHNTCSELEPGYAEVYEKVRGRKGWHIGPLSLFINKLECVKSSKEISNSNSSSETWKGYSDCLNWLEKQEPNSVLYVNFGSMVRFSNDQLREIALALEATNCPFIWVVREQEKNQEDGENDHSDWWPNDLKENIVKKNKKGLIIQGWAPQVLILKHRAIGGFLTHCGWNSILEALTVGVPLITWPLFSENFYSEKLLEQLGLGIGVGADVWNSGFIVSSPVVPKEKLEVAVKCLMCDSKKSREIRANAKLMAQKLKGATEEGGSSHLQLIALIEEIKRCAFKNSS from the coding sequence ATGGCACATGTGGTGTTCCTTCCATATACTATGAATAGTCATATAACACCAATAGTACACATTGCTCGACTTTTCGCCTTCTACGGAGGCTTCAAGATCACCATAATTACCACTCCAAAAAATGCTCTCCTCTTTCAATCCTCAGTCGATAAAGACTGTCTCGAATTGGGCAGCAAAATCTCCGTCAAAAAGATTAAATTTCCGGCAGATGAAGCCGGCTTACCGGACGGAGTTGAAAATATTATCGCTAGCCCTTCAATGGAAATAGTTGGCAAAGTATGTTATGGCTTTACGCTGCTCCAAAAACCCATGGAACAGTTAATTCGGCAGCTCAATCCTCAATGCATTGTCTCCGACATGTTTTTTCCTTGGACTGTTGATTTAGCTGAGGAGTTGAAAATTCCGAGGTACTCTTTTCAACCTGCAAATTTTATTCATCAATGTGCCTGGCATTTTCTTAAGGGATACACACCTCATATGAAAGTGGCTTCGGATTCTGAGCGTTTCTTGATCCCTGGCTTACCGCACGAGATCAAAATGAAACGCTCAGAAATAGAAGATTTCCTTATTGAGGAGACTGGTTTCAGTCCGATGGTAAATGAAAACCTAGAAGCTGAACTTCGTAGCTATGGCATTATTCATAACACTTGTTCTGAGCTCGAACCTGGTTATGCCGAAGTCTATGAAAAAGTTAGAGGGAGAAAAGGTTGGCACATTGGCCCCCTCTCTCTGTTTATCAACAAACTGGAATGTGTAAAAAGTTCAAAAGAAATTTCAAACTCCAATTCCTCTTCTGAAACTTGGAAAGGTTACAGTGATTGTTTGAATTGGCTTGAAAAACAAGAACCCAACTCTGTGCTCTATGTTAACTTTGGGAGCATGGTGAGATTTTCCAATGATCAGCTTAGGGAAATTGCATTAGCATTAGAGGCTACAAATTGTCCATTTATTTGGGTGGTAAGAGAGCAGGAGAAAAATCAAGAAGACGGCGAGAACGATCATTCTGATTGGTGGCCTAAtgatttaaaagaaaatattgtaaaaaagaataaaaagggattaaTTATCCAAGGTTGGGCGCCACAAGTATTAATCTTGAAACATCGCGCAATTGGAGGATTCTTGACTCATTGCGGTTGGAATTCAATACTAGAAGCATTAACAGTAGGTGTACCATTGATTACATGGCCTTTATTTTCAGAGAATTTTTATAGTGAGAAGCTTCTGGAGCAACTTGGACTTGGAATCGGAGTCGGAGCAGATGTGTGGAATTCGGGTTTTATTGTGTCGAGTCCGGTGGTTCCAAAAGAGAAATTGGAGGTTGCCGTCAAGTGTTTGATGTGTGACTCAAAGAAAAGTAGGGAAATTCGAGCAAATGCTAAGTTaatggcacaaaagttgaagggTGCTACTGAAGAAGGTGGTTCATCTCATTTGCAGCTCATTGCGTTGATTGAGGAAATCAAGCGTTGTGCTTTCAAGAATTCCTCTTAG